DNA from Delphinus delphis chromosome 8, mDelDel1.2, whole genome shotgun sequence:
GTGGCAGAGAAACCTTAAACTTTAAAAACCCTTTTTATATCCATTGGTTTCATAATccattcaactaatatttgtgACATGAAGCATGGAATATTCAGACACAGAGATGGTTAAGACACTGTCCCTGTATCGAAAGAACTCAGTCttctgggttgtttctttttttcccatacgTTCACAAAAATTTCTTACTTTACGTAAATCCAGGCTTGGTTCCTGTTGAATATTTTACTATACGTTTTATGGCTTCTTGCTGTGTAGTGCAAAGTATTAATAAGCTAAGTCTCTTTCATGATGCTGTGTTTGTTAGacctttttctttatgtatgaCCACGAAAGTCAGTGAAGTGGGAGTTAATTATCTACGTCATAGCTCTGGCTTTAATGTTTCTTCATATTCTTGCAGCCCCACAGGTACTTTTCAGCCATACAAGTGAATCTTCCAACTTCAATGTGAAACCATCAAAAACTCCAGTTTCCCCAGTCTCAAAGATGATAGCTACCACCTCAAAACCCATAGCAAAACTATCAACAACTGCAGCTGCCTCAGTCTCAAATAACGGGACCGCCACTACCTTGAAAACAGCAAAACCATCAACAATTCTAGTTGCTTCAGTCTCAAATAACGGGACAGCCACCACCTCAAAACGCATAGCAACATCTAAAATGATAACACCAGAGGTCTCAACAAATATGACTTCCACCACCTTAAGGTCTACACTCAAAATCACAAGTGTTTCACAAAATATATCCCAGATATCAACATCCACAATGACCACAACCCACAATAGTTCGGTGACgtctgtttcttcatcagtaacaAGTATGTATAAAAATGGACCTATTTTTCCTATGCTGAAAAAATAGTTGTTAAAATGCCACATTTACATCATTCCATTCtgtaaaaatgtagaaatttaGACAATTATTTCTCATTTCCTAAATAAATTAGTTGTAGAGATCAGGAAGAGTCAGTTGACTTAGTAACTATCttgtccctttaaaaaaattagcttcCAACTTAACCGTGCCAAATCATGACTGTATGAGATCCATccgtaaataaataatttatcctAACATGGGATTTTATTTTGCATGGTTTGAAAACTTGT
Protein-coding regions in this window:
- the TMEM123 gene encoding porimin, which gives rise to MGLGSRGILAVLALGVVVGVALLKIIADSTDPEGSPGKKNPMSVEDSNDNPIAPQVLFSHTSESSNFNVKPSKTPVSPVSKMIATTSKPIAKLSTTAAASVSNNGTATTLKTAKPSTILVASVSNNGTATTSKRIATSKMITPEVSTNMTSTTLRSTLKITSVSQNISQISTSTMTTTHNSSVTSVSSSVTITATIISKENKGSKFDTGSFVGGIVLTLGVLSFLYIGCKMYYSRRGIRYRTIDEHDAII